From one Humulus lupulus chromosome 8, drHumLupu1.1, whole genome shotgun sequence genomic stretch:
- the LOC133795579 gene encoding F-box/LRR-repeat protein At3g26922-like, with amino-acid sequence MAVKGGTRGRGRPAKKRVKTTYSSITEDRISKLPDAVIVHILSFLPTVDVVRTCILSKRWKFMWYSVPVLFFSDATTDFQSPQGLEKFYKYVDDCLEHRKRVNARDLTILELEGLDLDATYSIGLPALKTLSMKNFYFQHEKGDAVFKLLLDCPSLENLVLNLCGNMGTIGHLLPLQSLSLKFIKIENFEDAIPFQVEAVNLESLVLNGFMFEISNLSTCKAIRNLSLTFNSSVEDPASLEYLISNLPLLENLTLEDCNELKLENIKISNQQLRSFNLKNKYTKYDHGMNIIIESAPKLAFFCYEGDINFILSIKSSNLLNGKFVISNLHENYDPNWFTSMMVFLLNLNCSWKVITLHVHSDKDLVLSENFKKICRSPLFNWKHLRVITDDKPEKESNLKDSLMWISPFLETLSINEKVIL; translated from the exons ATGGCTGTAAAGGGCGGGACAAGAGGTAGAGGTCGTCCGGCGAAAAAAAGGGTTAAAACGACATATTCATCAATTACTGAGGACAGAATTTCAAAACTACCTGATGCAGTTATTGTACACATCTTGTCGTTTCTCCCCACTGTGGATGTCGTTCGGACATGCATCCTTTCAAAGCGTTGGAAATTCATGTGGTATTCAGTCCCCGTACTCTTTTTCTCCGATGCTACTACTGATTTTCAATCGCCACAGGGCCTAGAAAAGTTCTACAAATATGTGGATGATTGTTTGGAACACCGAAAGAGAG TCAACGCTAGAGATTTGACTATTTTGGAGTTGGAAGGGTTAGATTTGGATGCTACCTATTCAATTGGACTTCCAGCATTGAAAACTTTGTCGATGAAAAACTTTTACTTTCAACATGAAAAGGGTGATGCAGTATTTAAGCTTTTGTTGGATTGCCCTTCCCTTGAGAATTTGGTGTTAAATTTGTGTGGTAACATGGGTACTATTGGTCATCTGCTCCCTTTACAAAGTTTAAGCCTCAAGTTcataaaaattgaaaattttgagGATGCAATACCTTTTcaggttgaagccgtaaatcttGAGTCTTTGGTACTAAATGGATTTATGTTTGAAATCTCAAATCTTTCTACCTGCAAGGCAATAAGAAATCTCTCACTAACTTTTAATAGTAGTGTTGAAGACCCGGCATCATTAGAGTATCTTATTTCAAACCTTCCACTGCTTGAGAATTTGACTTTGGAGGATTGCAATGAATTGAAGTTGGAGAACATTAAGATATCGAATCAACAGTTGAGAAGTTTCAATTTGAAGAATAAATATACTAAATATGATCATGGAATGAACATTATAATTGAATCAGCTCCAAAATTAGCATTTTTTTGTTATGAGGGTGATATCAACTTCATCCTATCAATAAAGTCCTCTAATTTATTGAATGGAAAATTCGTAATTTCTAATCTACATGAGAACTATGACCCAAATTGGTTTACTAGTATGATGGTTTTTCTTCTAAATCTCAATTGTTCTTGGAAAGTTATAACCCTGCATGTGCACTCAGACAAG GATCTCGTTTTGTCAGAAAATTTCAAAAAGATATGTCGTTCTCCCTTGTTTAATTGGAAGCATCTCAGAGTTATCACTGATGATAAGCCAGAAAAAGAATCAAACCTGAAAGACTCCTTGATGTGGATCTCACCCTTTCTAGAAACATTATCTATTAATGAAAAGGTCATACTTTAG